From the Cryptomeria japonica chromosome 2, Sugi_1.0, whole genome shotgun sequence genome, one window contains:
- the LOC131054338 gene encoding uncharacterized protein LOC131054338: protein MNTTHNMSTSNTDICICGKPINHLVQLRQNTNTSGSSSQTAGQGRGQGNSGYVKEMLTFIITDDLKIKGSSTITSITLLNQLNIKDLTDLEERTAIVDRNKALEILEASLISTTVLNDVFGAEFSLSHKACVEE from the exons ATGAACACAACTCACAATATGAGCACCAGCAACACAGATATATGTATCTGTGGAAAACCTATCAACCACCTCGTTCAGCTGCGGCAGAATACCAATACCAGCGGAAGTAGCAGCCAAACTGCAGGGCAAGGGCGAGGGCAAGGGAACAGCGGTTATGTGAAAGAAATGCTTACATTTATAATAACTGACGACTTGAAGATAAAAGGGAGTTCAACTATCACCAGTATAACGTTACTCAATCAGCTCAATATTAAAGATTTGACAGATCTTGAAGAGCGGACTGCAATTGTTGATCGCAACAAG GCACTGGAGATTTTGGAGGCATCTTTGATTTCCACAACTGTGTTGAACGATGTGTTTGGAGCTGAGTTTTCCCTCTCACACAAG GCGTGCGTAGAAGAATGA